In Deinococcus metallilatus, the sequence AAGTAGTTCATGAAGACGCTGAAGGCGGTCAGCGCCCCGCCCGCGTGCCCGTGCAGCCAGAGCATGGCGGGCGTCTCGAAGGCGAAACGCTCCTTTTCGAGCACGTCCTCGCCGATCAAGCCCAGCACGATGAGGGGCAGCAGGATGCCGAGAAACAGGCGCAGCAGGGTGGCCGGCTGCGCGCGCCTCACCAGGTCAGTCAGGGAATCCGTCATGGCGGCAGCATGGAGCGGGGCGGTATAGGAACGGTATAGCGGCGGTATACGGGGGAACTGGGGCGGGTGCACGGGCGACCGGTCCTCCCCGCGTCACCGGCCCAGGGTCGCCAGCATCAGGACGCTCGCCGTGAGCATCACCAGGGCGGCGATCCAGCCGAGGACCTTCAGGCCGTGCGGCAGGACGAACTCGCCCATCACCCGGCGGCTCGATGCCAGCAGCAGCATCGCCGCCATCACCGGGGCGCTCGCCACCCCGTTGACGACCGCCGCGAGAACCAGCGCGCGGATGGGGTCGACCGGCGTGAAGTTCAGCCCCACCCCGAGCAGGGCCGAGGCGCCCAGGACGAGGTAGAAGCCCCGGGCCTCCAGGGGCCTCCGGGCCAGGCCGACGGGCCAGCGCAGCGCCTCGCCCACCGCGAAGGCGGCCGAGCCCGTGAGCACCGGCACCGCGAGCAGGCCCGTCCCGACGATCCCGAGCGCGAAGAGGGCGAAGGCGAGGCGGCCCGCCACGGGCCGCAGGGCCTGTGCCGCCTGCGCCGCCGTCGCGATGTGGGTCTGCCCCGAGGCGTGGAGCGTCACGGCGGCCGTCAGGATGATGAAGTAGGCCACCAGGTTCGAGAAGCCCATGCCGACCAGGGTGTCGAGCCGGATGCGCCGGAACTGCGCGGGGGCGAGGTCGGGGCGGTGGCGCAGCCGCGTCTCCCCGGGCTCGGCCCGTGAGTCCTCGACCTCCTGCGAGGCCTGCCAGAAGAAGAGGTACGGGCTGATGGTGGTGCCGAGCACCGCGACCAGGGCCTGGAGGCTGGCCGCGTTCCAGCTCAGGTGGGGCAGGAGGGTGGCCCGCAGCGCCTCACTCCACGGCACCCGCACCACGAACACCGTGGCGACGTAGGTGAACAGGGCCAGGGTGAGCCACCGCAGCCCCCGCACGTACCGGGAGTACGGCACGAACACCAGCAGCGCGACCGACAGCAGCGCGAGGAGCGCGGTGTAGAGGTGCGCGTGCCCGCCGATCAGGAGGTGCAGGGCCGCTCCCATCGCGCCCAGGTCGGCCCCCAGGTTGATGACGTTCGCCCCCACCAGCAGGGCCGTGACCCCGTACAGCAGCGGAGCCGGGGCGAACTCGCGCAGGTTGCTCGCCAGCCCCCGCCCGGTGACCCGCCCGATGCGCGCGCTGATCTCCTGGGTGGCGGCCATCAGGGGGAAGGTGAACAGCATCGTCCACAGCAGGCCGAAGCCGAACTGCGCCCCGACCTGCGAGTAGGTGGCGATGCCGCTGGGATCGTCGTCCGACGCCCCGGTGATCAGGCCGGGCCCGAGCAGGCGCCGCCAGGAAACCGTCCGGGGGCGGGGTGCGGTCCGGTTCACGGGAGCTTCCCCTGGGGCAGCGAGGTGGCTGGGCAGTCCATGCCGCGACCCTAGGGCCGCCGGGTAAAGGGGCGGTATACCGGCGGGTGCTTCTGCCGCCCCGGTCGAGACCCGGCCCTCTTCGCCACCCCTGGCCCCCGGGTCGACGCGCCCCGCTTTCCCGGGCCTGCTCCGCTCACGACGAGCCGTGCCCGACCACCTCACGTTCCGGCCCCTGCTGGCCGCCCTGCTCCTGTGTTCCGCCCAGGCGGCGCACCTCACGGTCCTGGACTTCCCCGACCCCGCGCAGCTCCGCGTCCGGGTCAGCGAGGACGACGGGTTTGCCGGGCGTGCCGACACGCCGGGCAAACCCGTGGCGCTCAACGTGCTGCGCACCCTCGCCCGCCTGCTGCCGGACTCGCCCCCGGGCGTCCCGGTGACCTGTCCGCCCGAACGGGGTCCGGCGGTGCGGGTGGTCACGGACCTGCTGGGGTACGCCACCTGCCCGTTGCCCGCCGGGACGATGGGGGCGACCACCGTCCGTATCCAGGGGGCCGCGCCCGTGCAAGGTTCCCGCGCCCGCCTTCCCGGGCGCGGCGCACCTCACGGTGACCGACCTCGTCGACACGGTGATCGTCACGGGCGTCGTCCAGGGCCGGGCAGTGCAAAACGTCCTGATGGCCAACGGCACGACCCGGCCCCTCTTCCCGGACGTCCCTGCCCTCCTGCGCGGGCAGGCGGCGCGCGGGCCGGTCATCTCCCTCAGCAACAGTCCCGACGGGCTGACGGTCTCCCCGCGGACCCTGCTGCGCGTCCACGGGCTTCCCGAGGGGCCGCTGTTCTTCCGCGAGGGCGCCGCAGAGCACAAGAGCCGCGTCCTCGACACTCTGGCGCGGACCACCACCGCCCGGTTCACGTTGATCGGGGACAGCGGGGAGCGCGACCCGGAGACCTACGCCCAGTTCGTCCAGGAGCATCCGGGCTGGGTCGAACGCCTCCTGATCCGGGACGTCGGCACCCCGGCGCGTCGCCAGGAGGTTGGGCGGCGGCTCACGCCGCTGGGCGCTCCCTTCGGATTCCTGCCCGCTGCCCCCTGAGAGGCACACTCTCCTGCCCCGGAATGACGAAATGGCCGCCCTTTCTCTACCAGGAGCAGGTCTATGACCTCAGCCACCTCGACGGCTTCACCTGCGAGTACCTCAAGCCCGCTCAGGACGGCAAA encodes:
- a CDS encoding NRAMP family divalent metal transporter, which codes for MNRTAPRPRTVSWRRLLGPGLITGASDDDPSGIATYSQVGAQFGFGLLWTMLFTFPLMAATQEISARIGRVTGRGLASNLREFAPAPLLYGVTALLVGANVINLGADLGAMGAALHLLIGGHAHLYTALLALLSVALLVFVPYSRYVRGLRWLTLALFTYVATVFVVRVPWSEALRATLLPHLSWNAASLQALVAVLGTTISPYLFFWQASQEVEDSRAEPGETRLRHRPDLAPAQFRRIRLDTLVGMGFSNLVAYFIILTAAVTLHASGQTHIATAAQAAQALRPVAGRLAFALFALGIVGTGLLAVPVLTGSAAFAVGEALRWPVGLARRPLEARGFYLVLGASALLGVGLNFTPVDPIRALVLAAVVNGVASAPVMAAMLLLASSRRVMGEFVLPHGLKVLGWIAALVMLTASVLMLATLGR
- a CDS encoding phosphatidate phosphatase App1 family protein, with product MTDLVDTVIVTGVVQGRAVQNVLMANGTTRPLFPDVPALLRGQAARGPVISLSNSPDGLTVSPRTLLRVHGLPEGPLFFREGAAEHKSRVLDTLARTTTARFTLIGDSGERDPETYAQFVQEHPGWVERLLIRDVGTPARRQEVGRRLTPLGAPFGFLPAAP